In a genomic window of Streptomyces koelreuteriae:
- a CDS encoding glycosyltransferase family 2 protein, translating into MNAAPEADRPRPQVAVVVIGYDDAAHVRDAVRSALAQGPAVREVVAVDDCSTDGSAGLLDRLAASEPRLRVIRRRVNSGGCGTPRNTGLDAVTSPYVMFLDSDDVLPPGAVDALLGAATGAHAEVVGGLCVRRELPSGREVPWQARLYALHAAVPRPAQRPQLVHDTLCVNKLYRTGFLREHRIRFPEGRFPYEDVVFSARVLAAAPRIALIPDRVYVWHVRRSAERLSISLDRAGVDNWRARTEACRQAYEILLGAGQKELARAARAKFLDHELRMYVRELGLRDAAYRSAWWELTRAHLAEYDADDWARNPAAPGRLAGRVVLASPEPRDLPRLRELAARPARLCPPYARGADGTPVWSEDLPQVSLEPLLTRPVRALPLAVDAELRPRARGARLRLRLHELYGRVGRAGPEAVEVEWRHRDDGDVGVRATTRFAEAAGGWSAEAEVDLPALAALGTGTWDLRLRVRFRDGASREITAHALAGAGLLRRSAVPNARHGVVLVQPYATYSGALALRVAPGARGVLSVVRARLRRLLH; encoded by the coding sequence ATGAATGCCGCTCCGGAAGCCGACAGGCCTCGCCCCCAGGTCGCCGTCGTGGTCATCGGCTACGACGACGCCGCCCATGTGAGGGACGCCGTGCGCTCGGCGCTCGCGCAGGGCCCGGCCGTGCGCGAGGTCGTGGCCGTCGACGACTGCTCGACGGACGGCAGCGCCGGGCTCCTCGACCGGCTCGCCGCTTCGGAGCCCCGCCTGAGGGTGATCCGCCGCCGGGTCAACAGTGGCGGCTGCGGCACCCCGCGCAACACCGGCCTCGACGCGGTGACATCGCCGTACGTGATGTTCCTGGACAGCGACGACGTCCTGCCGCCCGGCGCGGTCGACGCGCTGCTCGGGGCCGCGACGGGCGCGCACGCCGAGGTCGTGGGCGGTCTGTGCGTACGCCGGGAGCTGCCGTCGGGGCGTGAAGTGCCCTGGCAGGCGCGTCTCTACGCGCTGCACGCCGCCGTGCCGCGCCCCGCGCAGCGCCCGCAGCTCGTCCACGACACCCTCTGCGTCAACAAGCTCTACCGCACCGGCTTCCTGCGCGAGCACCGCATCCGCTTCCCCGAGGGCCGCTTCCCGTACGAGGACGTCGTGTTCTCCGCGCGCGTGCTGGCCGCCGCCCCGCGCATCGCCCTGATCCCGGACCGGGTCTACGTCTGGCATGTGCGCCGGTCCGCCGAGCGGCTGTCGATCTCCCTGGACCGGGCCGGCGTCGACAACTGGCGGGCCAGGACGGAGGCGTGCCGGCAGGCGTACGAGATCCTGCTGGGCGCCGGGCAGAAGGAACTCGCGCGGGCCGCACGCGCCAAGTTCCTCGACCACGAGCTGCGGATGTACGTACGTGAGCTGGGGTTGCGCGACGCCGCCTACCGGAGCGCGTGGTGGGAGCTGACGCGGGCGCATCTCGCGGAGTACGACGCCGACGACTGGGCGCGCAACCCGGCCGCGCCGGGCCGGCTGGCCGGGCGGGTCGTCCTGGCGTCCCCGGAGCCGCGCGACCTGCCCCGGCTGCGGGAGCTGGCGGCGCGTCCGGCCCGGCTGTGTCCGCCGTACGCCCGTGGCGCCGACGGCACGCCCGTCTGGTCGGAGGACCTCCCGCAGGTCTCCCTGGAGCCCCTGCTGACCCGGCCGGTGCGGGCGCTGCCGCTCGCCGTGGACGCGGAGCTGCGGCCACGCGCGCGGGGCGCCCGGCTGCGCCTGCGCCTGCACGAGCTGTACGGCCGGGTGGGGCGGGCGGGCCCGGAGGCCGTGGAGGTGGAGTGGCGGCACCGGGACGACGGGGACGTCGGCGTCCGCGCCACGACCCGGTTCGCGGAAGCCGCCGGCGGCTGGTCGGCCGAGGCGGAGGTCGACCTCCCCGCGCTGGCCGCGCTCGGTACGGGCACCTGGGACCTGCGCCTGCGCGTCCGCTTCCGTGACGGTGCGAGCCGCGAGATCACGGCGCACGCGCTCGCGGGCGCGGGTCTGCTGCGCCGCAGCGCCGTTCCGAACGCCCGGCACGGTGTGGTGCTCGTGCAGCCGTACGCCACCTACTCCGGCGCGCTGGCGCTGCGGGTCGCGCCCGGCGCGCGTGGCGTGCTGTCCGTCGTACGCGCGCGACTGCGCCGCCTGCTTCACTGA
- a CDS encoding MarR family winged helix-turn-helix transcriptional regulator has protein sequence MNTPDDDWLRLDQQICFSLHAASRAFNGVYRVILKDLGLTYPQYLVMLVLWEQGELPVKKLGEHLRLDSGTLSPLLKRLEAAGLVRRERSARDERSVEVRLTEEGTALRTRAVRVPRRIAGATGFDATEVRALRARLDELTSALDAAALSEVPGDERSPSQS, from the coding sequence ATGAACACGCCGGACGACGACTGGCTCCGCCTGGACCAGCAGATCTGCTTCTCCCTGCACGCGGCCTCCCGCGCCTTCAACGGCGTCTACCGCGTGATCCTCAAGGACCTCGGGCTCACCTACCCGCAGTACCTGGTGATGCTGGTGCTCTGGGAGCAGGGCGAGCTGCCCGTGAAGAAGCTCGGGGAGCATCTGCGCCTCGACTCCGGCACCCTGTCGCCGCTGCTCAAGCGGCTGGAGGCGGCCGGTCTCGTGCGCCGGGAGCGCAGCGCGCGCGACGAGCGGTCGGTGGAGGTGCGGCTGACCGAGGAGGGCACGGCGCTGCGCACGCGGGCGGTCCGGGTGCCGCGCCGGATCGCGGGCGCGACGGGCTTCGACGCGACCGAGGTCCGCGCTCTGCGGGCCCGTCTCGACGAGCTGACGTCGGCGCTGGACGCGGCGGCGCTCTCGGAGGTGCCGGGGGACGAGCGGTCACCGTCGCAGTCGTAG
- a CDS encoding organic hydroperoxide resistance protein — MDALYTAVATATHGREGRTVSSDGTLDLALGMPQALGGNGQGTNPEQLFAAGYAACFGSALGLVGRAAKVDVSDAAVTAEVSIGKQGEGFGLAVTLRVELPDSVDEATGRKLVEQAHQVCPYSNATRGNIEVDLVIE; from the coding sequence ATGGACGCGCTCTACACCGCTGTCGCCACCGCCACCCACGGCCGCGAGGGCCGCACCGTCAGCTCCGACGGCACGCTCGACCTCGCGCTGGGCATGCCCCAGGCGCTGGGCGGCAACGGCCAGGGCACCAACCCGGAGCAGCTCTTCGCCGCCGGTTACGCCGCCTGCTTCGGCAGCGCCCTCGGCCTCGTCGGCCGCGCGGCCAAGGTCGACGTCAGCGACGCCGCCGTGACCGCCGAGGTCTCCATCGGCAAGCAGGGCGAGGGCTTCGGCCTCGCCGTCACGCTCCGCGTCGAGCTGCCCGACAGCGTGGACGAGGCGACCGGCCGCAAGCTGGTCGAGCAGGCCCACCAGGTCTGCCCGTACTCCAACGCCACCCGCGGCAACATCGAGGTCGACCTCGTCATCGAGTAG
- a CDS encoding bifunctional glycosyltransferase/CDP-glycerol:glycerophosphate glycerophosphotransferase, whose protein sequence is MPRFSIIVPVYKVQGFLRECLDSVLTQSYGDFEVIAVDDRSPDGSGAILDEYAARDARVRVLHLPENVGLGRARNAGRERAAGDYVLFLDSDDRCTPGLLAAVAARLETTGDPDMLVFDHVRTHWWGRGGRSDSADLLAEAGTETFRVRESPQYLKLFLVAWNKAYRRAFLEEHGLEYAAGLYEDAPVTYRSMVLADRIACLGRIGVEYRQRRQGAITRTPGRRHFEIFPQYEGLFAFLEQRPDLDWARPLLLERALDHMLFVLAREDRVRPADRGDFYREIRSFHRRHLPEGGFPEPDGWRGVETRLLASAPYASYAAVRRLRDLRASALGRKRRVVRKASGTALRTWYAAQSKRPLDPHLAVYSATHHRGVSGDPAAIHAKASEIAPHIRGVWVVREDAVDALPPGIDHVTPGSRRYHEVMARATYWVNNVNWPGTLAKRPGSVHIHTHQGTPLKYMGADLLTKPGARHGFDVPQMLRRADRWDYSLVAGLHAERAWERAYPCHFTSLRTGSPRNDALVGADPERGREVRERLGIPDGDTVVLYAPTRRDYRKGGHVDRFDPARFAEDLGPGHTLVVRLHPSLAGGVARGLGLAELHRRGVLVDATDEPHVEDVLLASDALVTDYSALMFDYALLDRPIVVHADDWGAFAASRGAYFDITADAPGHVSRSYRELAWLFASGTWQDREAERLRAGFRERYCEFEDGQAAERVVRLLMLGEAGGAPLPAARRTSGAGARSEALVER, encoded by the coding sequence GTGCCCCGCTTCAGCATCATCGTCCCCGTCTACAAGGTGCAGGGCTTCCTGCGCGAGTGCCTCGACTCGGTGCTCACCCAGTCGTACGGCGACTTCGAGGTCATCGCCGTGGACGACCGCTCCCCCGACGGCAGCGGCGCGATCCTCGACGAGTACGCCGCCCGCGACGCCCGGGTGCGGGTGCTGCACCTGCCCGAGAACGTGGGCCTCGGCCGGGCCCGCAACGCCGGGCGGGAGCGGGCGGCCGGCGACTACGTCCTGTTCCTCGACAGCGACGACCGCTGCACGCCGGGTCTGCTGGCCGCCGTGGCGGCGCGTCTGGAGACGACCGGCGACCCGGACATGCTGGTCTTCGACCATGTGCGCACCCACTGGTGGGGCCGGGGCGGGCGCAGTGATTCGGCGGACCTGCTGGCCGAGGCGGGCACGGAGACCTTCCGCGTCCGGGAGAGCCCGCAGTACCTGAAGCTGTTCCTGGTCGCCTGGAACAAGGCCTACCGGCGCGCGTTCCTCGAGGAGCACGGCCTGGAGTACGCGGCGGGGCTGTACGAGGACGCGCCGGTCACCTACCGGTCGATGGTGCTGGCGGACCGTATCGCCTGCCTCGGCCGGATCGGCGTCGAGTACCGGCAGCGCAGACAGGGCGCGATCACCAGGACGCCGGGGCGGCGGCACTTCGAGATCTTCCCGCAGTACGAGGGCCTGTTCGCGTTCCTGGAGCAGCGCCCCGACCTCGACTGGGCGCGCCCGCTGCTGCTGGAACGGGCGCTGGACCACATGCTGTTCGTGCTGGCCCGCGAGGACCGGGTGCGGCCCGCGGACCGGGGCGACTTCTACCGCGAGATCCGCTCCTTCCACCGCCGGCACCTCCCCGAGGGCGGCTTCCCGGAGCCGGACGGCTGGCGCGGGGTCGAGACGCGGCTGCTGGCGTCGGCGCCCTACGCCTCGTACGCGGCGGTGCGGCGTCTGCGGGACCTGCGCGCGAGTGCCCTGGGCCGGAAGCGGCGGGTGGTGCGGAAGGCGTCGGGGACCGCTCTGCGCACCTGGTACGCGGCCCAGTCGAAGCGCCCGCTCGATCCGCACCTCGCCGTCTACTCGGCGACCCACCACCGGGGCGTGTCCGGCGACCCGGCCGCGATCCACGCCAAGGCCAGCGAGATCGCCCCGCACATCCGGGGCGTATGGGTGGTCCGGGAGGACGCGGTGGACGCGCTGCCGCCCGGCATCGACCATGTGACACCGGGCTCGCGGCGCTACCACGAGGTCATGGCACGGGCCACGTACTGGGTGAACAACGTCAACTGGCCCGGCACCCTGGCCAAGCGGCCCGGCAGCGTCCACATCCACACCCACCAGGGCACCCCGCTCAAGTACATGGGCGCCGACCTGCTGACCAAGCCGGGTGCCCGGCACGGCTTCGACGTTCCGCAGATGCTGCGCCGGGCCGACCGCTGGGACTACAGCCTGGTCGCGGGCCTGCACGCCGAGCGGGCCTGGGAGCGGGCCTACCCGTGCCACTTCACCTCGCTGCGGACCGGCAGCCCGCGCAACGACGCCCTGGTCGGCGCGGACCCGGAGCGGGGCCGGGAGGTGCGCGAGCGGCTCGGCATCCCCGACGGTGACACCGTCGTGCTGTACGCGCCGACCCGGCGCGACTACCGCAAGGGCGGCCATGTCGACCGGTTCGACCCGGCCCGGTTCGCCGAGGACCTCGGCCCCGGCCACACCCTCGTCGTCCGGCTGCACCCCTCACTGGCCGGGGGTGTGGCGCGCGGCCTGGGGCTGGCCGAGCTGCACCGGCGGGGCGTGCTCGTGGACGCGACCGACGAGCCGCATGTCGAGGACGTGCTGCTCGCCTCCGACGCGCTGGTCACCGACTACTCGGCCCTGATGTTCGACTACGCCCTCCTGGACCGGCCGATCGTCGTCCACGCCGACGACTGGGGCGCGTTCGCGGCCAGCCGGGGCGCCTACTTCGACATCACGGCCGACGCGCCGGGCCATGTGTCGCGCTCCTACCGGGAGCTGGCCTGGCTGTTCGCGTCCGGCACCTGGCAGGACAGGGAGGCGGAGCGGCTGCGGGCGGGCTTCCGGGAGCGGTACTGCGAGTTCGAGGACGGGCAGGCGGCCGAGCGGGTCGTACGCCTGCTGATGCTGGGCGAAGCGGGCGGTGCGCCGCTGCCCGCGGCCCGCCGGACCTCCGGTGCCGGTGCGAGGTCCGAGGCGCTGGTCGAGCGATGA
- a CDS encoding bifunctional glycosyltransferase/CDP-glycerol:glycerophosphate glycerophosphotransferase has translation MPRFSIVVPSHGVAGRLSLALDSVLAQSFGDFELIPVCDAPDAPAADVVAGYAERDCRVTPVHSPPSAGLAGARNTGLRAAVGGHVLFLDGDDVLVPGALAALDARLSAVGDVDALYFEHERAPWWEGEPTNPAAPLLARTPDGVFSPDRAPELTGVTLPAWSAVYRRAFLTERDITFPGGHFTDVGFGALVALRAERVAALRAVVVRHLLRRQGNRLNLPGEHHAELLDQSELVLTRAGEQGLSADRLEPLFTQLFAAVLKTAAHPRRLTGGRRAFFRRAGALYRRHRPTGYRAPGGSLGVQHRLLAAGSYPAFRALRAVNQRALRAAALLPRPRGLRTRLRYAVNLRLPLDRNLAVYCAYWGRGYACNPAAIHAKARVLAPHLRSVFLVEADAVQSLPKDVEYAVIGSRKYWEALARARYLVNNANFADAVVKRPGSTHLQTQHGTPLKTMGADQATYPVVAAATGSFARLLARMDRWDYNLTSNRHSTEMWEKAFPGAHETLEYGYPRNDVYYTASAEDVARVRKELGIPEGKKAILYAPTHRDWATGFSSGLDLAEFCEAIGDDWVVLLRAHYFYDRGPGRSGDRIIDVTGHRSSEDVCLAADALITDYSSIMFDYANLDRPIVVYADDWDVYRETRGVYFDLMECPPGRVARTPEELAAAFTDGGYADESATALRAAFRERFCQFDDGRAAERVVRRVLLGEPPESIPPVTPLAERVPAPAATLVRS, from the coding sequence ATGCCCCGCTTCAGCATCGTCGTCCCGTCCCATGGGGTCGCGGGCCGGCTGTCCCTGGCGCTGGACTCGGTCCTCGCCCAGTCGTTCGGCGACTTCGAGCTGATCCCGGTGTGCGACGCACCCGACGCACCGGCGGCCGACGTCGTCGCCGGGTACGCCGAGCGGGACTGCCGGGTGACGCCGGTGCACTCCCCGCCGTCGGCCGGGCTGGCCGGGGCGCGCAACACCGGGCTGCGGGCGGCCGTCGGGGGCCATGTGCTGTTCCTCGACGGCGACGACGTCCTGGTCCCGGGGGCACTGGCGGCGCTGGACGCCCGGCTGAGCGCGGTGGGCGACGTGGACGCGCTGTACTTCGAGCACGAGCGCGCCCCCTGGTGGGAGGGCGAGCCGACCAACCCGGCGGCACCTCTGCTGGCCAGGACACCGGACGGGGTCTTCTCCCCCGACCGGGCCCCGGAGCTGACGGGCGTGACGCTCCCGGCGTGGAGCGCGGTCTACCGCCGGGCCTTCCTCACCGAGCGGGACATCACCTTCCCCGGCGGCCACTTCACCGACGTCGGGTTCGGCGCCCTGGTCGCCCTGCGGGCGGAGCGGGTGGCGGCCCTGCGCGCGGTCGTCGTCCGGCATCTGCTGCGCCGGCAGGGCAACCGGCTGAACCTTCCGGGCGAGCACCACGCCGAACTGCTCGACCAGAGCGAGCTGGTGCTGACCCGGGCCGGGGAGCAGGGGCTGTCGGCGGACCGGCTGGAGCCGCTGTTCACGCAGCTCTTCGCCGCCGTGCTGAAGACGGCCGCCCACCCCCGGCGGCTGACGGGCGGGCGCCGTGCCTTCTTCCGCCGGGCGGGCGCGCTCTACCGGCGGCACCGTCCCACCGGCTACCGGGCCCCCGGCGGCAGCCTCGGCGTCCAGCACCGGCTGCTGGCAGCCGGTTCGTACCCGGCGTTCCGCGCCCTGCGCGCCGTCAACCAGCGGGCGCTGCGCGCCGCCGCGCTGCTTCCGCGCCCCCGGGGGCTGCGCACCCGGCTGCGCTACGCGGTGAACCTGCGCCTCCCCCTCGATCGGAACCTCGCCGTGTACTGCGCGTACTGGGGCCGCGGCTACGCCTGCAACCCGGCCGCGATCCACGCCAAGGCCCGCGTGCTCGCCCCGCATCTGCGCTCGGTGTTCCTGGTGGAGGCGGACGCGGTTCAGAGCCTGCCGAAGGACGTGGAGTACGCGGTCATCGGCAGCCGGAAGTACTGGGAGGCCCTGGCCCGCGCCCGGTACCTGGTCAACAACGCCAACTTCGCGGACGCCGTGGTCAAACGCCCAGGCAGCACGCATCTGCAGACCCAGCACGGCACCCCGCTGAAGACGATGGGCGCCGACCAGGCGACGTATCCCGTGGTGGCGGCGGCGACGGGGAGCTTCGCCAGGCTGCTGGCCCGGATGGACCGCTGGGACTACAACCTCACGTCCAACCGGCACTCCACCGAGATGTGGGAGAAGGCGTTCCCCGGCGCGCACGAGACCCTCGAGTACGGCTATCCGCGCAACGACGTCTACTACACGGCGTCCGCCGAGGACGTCGCCCGCGTCCGCAAGGAACTCGGGATCCCCGAGGGCAAGAAGGCGATCCTCTACGCCCCCACGCACCGCGACTGGGCCACCGGCTTCTCGTCCGGCCTGGACCTGGCCGAGTTCTGCGAGGCGATCGGCGACGACTGGGTGGTGCTGCTGCGCGCCCACTACTTCTACGACCGGGGGCCCGGCCGGAGCGGCGACCGGATCATCGACGTCACGGGGCACCGGTCCTCCGAGGACGTGTGCCTGGCCGCCGACGCGCTGATCACCGACTACTCGTCGATCATGTTCGACTACGCCAACCTGGACCGGCCGATCGTCGTGTACGCCGACGACTGGGACGTCTACCGGGAGACGCGGGGCGTCTACTTCGACCTGATGGAGTGCCCGCCCGGCCGCGTCGCCCGTACGCCCGAGGAGCTGGCGGCGGCCTTCACCGACGGCGGTTACGCGGACGAGTCGGCGACGGCCCTGCGGGCCGCGTTCCGGGAGCGCTTCTGCCAGTTCGACGACGGGCGGGCCGCCGAGCGCGTCGTACGCCGGGTGCTGCTGGGGGAGCCGCCCGAGTCGATCCCGCCCGTGACCCCGCTCGCGGAGCGCGTCCCGGCCCCCGCCGCCACCCTCGTAAGGAGCTGA
- a CDS encoding bifunctional glycosyltransferase/CDP-glycerol:glycerophosphate glycerophosphotransferase, which translates to MPRFSVIVPAYQVQAYLHECLESVLSQSCPDLELIVVDDCSPDACGAIIDEFAARDARVQPVHLPENVGLGPARNAGVARASGDYLLFLDSDDTLTPDALRSIADRLKETGEPDVLVFDYARTHWTGEAVRNQAALQLSEEGPAPFRLEDRPGLLKLLMVAWNKAYRREFLEEKGFAFPPGYYEDTPWTYPVLMTAESIATLDRVCVHYRQRRMGSILRTTSERHFDVFDQYDRVFAYLDERPELNRWRPALFRRMINHLAIVYSRPDRLPRGSRADFLRRARAHHRRYRTPCPSAPLRARVHHTLIRFGLHRTYRTLHLTAALHRAAARTSGMLLRGLRTAALRVHYGVQRRLPVRDRAVFAAYDGRGHGCNPGALESTIRDLAPHIRTAWIARPEHHHASPPGPRCLVPGSAAYWTALARSRYLVSNTDFDDRLVKRRGQVLIQTGQGTPLGHIGLDLQERPAAARGRDFGRLLKGVDQWDYVLSANRHTTLTQERVHPGRYTTLEYGYPRNDVFRTATEADVARLRASLGIPEGTVAILYAPTHRDYRRSQHRTLDLQRIVRRLGPRFIVLARAHHAYGAPLATTRGRVVDVSDHPSVESLCLASDALVTDYSSLMFDYANLDRPIVIHADDWEAYEAARGTYFDLRASPPGALARGEDELIDIFATGHWRGSRSTQLRAAFRERFCAYDDGRAAERVVRRVVLGESELPPVVPLDERRPVPSAAASLTREPLTTVPRPAGPPNVTDHL; encoded by the coding sequence TTGCCCAGGTTCAGTGTCATTGTCCCCGCGTACCAGGTTCAGGCGTACCTGCACGAGTGCCTGGAGTCGGTGCTCTCCCAGTCCTGTCCCGATCTGGAACTGATCGTCGTCGACGACTGCTCGCCGGACGCGTGCGGCGCGATCATCGACGAGTTCGCCGCCCGCGACGCGCGTGTACAGCCCGTCCATCTGCCGGAGAACGTCGGCCTGGGCCCCGCCCGCAACGCCGGAGTGGCGCGCGCCAGCGGCGACTACCTGCTGTTCCTCGACAGCGACGACACCCTCACGCCCGACGCGCTGCGCTCCATCGCCGACCGGCTGAAGGAGACCGGCGAGCCGGACGTCCTGGTCTTCGACTACGCGCGCACCCACTGGACGGGCGAGGCGGTCCGCAACCAGGCGGCCCTGCAGCTCAGCGAGGAGGGCCCGGCCCCCTTCCGCCTGGAGGACCGGCCGGGCCTGCTGAAGCTGCTGATGGTCGCCTGGAACAAGGCCTACCGGCGGGAGTTCCTCGAGGAGAAGGGGTTCGCCTTCCCGCCCGGCTACTACGAGGACACGCCGTGGACGTACCCGGTGCTGATGACGGCCGAGTCGATCGCGACCCTCGACCGCGTCTGTGTGCACTACCGGCAGCGGCGCATGGGCAGCATCCTGCGCACCACCAGTGAGCGGCACTTCGACGTCTTCGACCAGTACGACCGGGTGTTCGCGTATCTCGACGAGCGCCCCGAACTGAACCGGTGGCGGCCGGCGCTGTTCCGCCGCATGATCAACCATCTGGCGATCGTGTACTCCCGGCCGGACCGGCTGCCGCGCGGCTCACGGGCGGACTTCCTGCGCCGGGCCCGCGCCCACCACCGCCGCTACCGCACCCCCTGCCCGTCCGCGCCCCTGCGCGCCCGGGTGCACCACACCCTGATCCGCTTCGGCCTGCACCGCACCTACCGCACGCTGCATCTGACGGCGGCCCTGCACCGCGCCGCCGCCCGGACCTCCGGCATGCTGCTGCGCGGTCTGCGGACCGCCGCGCTCCGGGTCCACTACGGCGTCCAGCGCCGTCTGCCGGTGCGCGACCGGGCCGTCTTCGCCGCCTACGACGGCCGCGGCCACGGCTGCAACCCGGGCGCGCTGGAGTCCACGATCCGCGACCTCGCGCCGCACATCCGCACGGCGTGGATCGCCCGTCCGGAGCACCACCACGCCAGTCCGCCCGGCCCGCGCTGCCTCGTCCCCGGCTCCGCCGCCTACTGGACGGCGCTCGCCCGCTCCCGGTACCTGGTCAGCAACACCGACTTCGACGACCGCCTGGTCAAGCGCCGGGGCCAGGTCCTGATCCAGACCGGGCAGGGCACCCCGCTGGGGCACATCGGCCTGGACCTCCAGGAACGCCCGGCGGCGGCCCGCGGCCGGGACTTCGGCCGACTGCTCAAGGGCGTCGACCAGTGGGACTACGTGCTGTCCGCCAACCGCCACACCACCCTGACCCAGGAGCGCGTCCACCCCGGCCGCTACACCACGCTGGAGTACGGCTACCCGCGCAACGACGTGTTCCGGACGGCGACCGAGGCGGACGTGGCCCGGCTGCGCGCCTCGCTGGGCATCCCGGAGGGCACGGTGGCGATCCTCTACGCGCCGACCCACCGCGACTACCGCCGCTCCCAGCACCGCACGCTCGACCTCCAGCGGATCGTGCGCCGCCTCGGCCCGCGCTTCATCGTCCTGGCCCGCGCCCACCACGCCTACGGCGCCCCGCTGGCCACCACCCGCGGCCGGGTCGTCGACGTCAGCGACCATCCGAGCGTGGAGTCGCTCTGTCTGGCCTCGGACGCCCTGGTCACGGACTACTCGTCGCTGATGTTCGACTACGCCAACCTGGACCGGCCGATCGTGATCCACGCCGACGACTGGGAGGCGTACGAGGCCGCCCGCGGCACCTACTTCGACCTGCGGGCCTCCCCGCCGGGCGCCCTCGCGCGCGGTGAGGACGAGCTGATCGACATCTTCGCCACCGGCCACTGGCGGGGCTCCCGCTCGACCCAGCTCCGCGCGGCGTTCCGCGAGCGGTTCTGCGCCTACGACGACGGACGGGCCGCCGAGCGGGTCGTCCGCCGTGTCGTTCTCGGGGAGTCGGAGCTGCCGCCGGTCGTCCCGCTCGACGAGCGCCGTCCGGTGCCGTCGGCGGCGGCCTCGCTGACGCGCGAGCCGCTCACCACGGTGCCGCGGCCGGCCGGTCCCCCAAACGTCACCGACCACCTCTGA
- a CDS encoding carbohydrate ABC transporter permease, with the protein MKAKQSLGSRLAEGVSGGLVRVFLILVGLFWLVPTLGLLLASLRSPEDIAASGWWKVFTEPSQITFDSYAKLLENDDITGSLLNTVWITVPATLLVVIIGSLAGYAFAWMEFPGRDWWFLGVVGLLVVPVQVALIPIAELFGNIGIFGSVLGVVLFHVGFGLPFAVFLLRNFFAEIPRELLEAARLDGAGELRLFFRVVMPLGGPAIAALGIFQFLWVWNDLLVALIFSDSGSQPITVALQTQVRQFGNNIDVLAPGAFISMVIPLAVFFAFQRQFVSGVMAGAVK; encoded by the coding sequence ATGAAGGCGAAGCAGTCGCTGGGGTCCCGGCTCGCCGAGGGCGTCAGCGGGGGGCTGGTGAGGGTGTTCCTCATCCTGGTCGGCCTGTTCTGGCTGGTGCCGACGCTCGGTCTGCTGCTGGCCAGTCTCCGCTCGCCGGAGGACATCGCGGCGAGCGGCTGGTGGAAGGTGTTCACGGAGCCCTCGCAGATCACCTTCGACAGCTACGCGAAACTGCTGGAGAACGACGACATCACCGGTTCCCTGCTGAACACGGTGTGGATCACCGTCCCGGCGACCCTGCTGGTGGTGATCATCGGCTCGCTGGCGGGCTATGCCTTCGCGTGGATGGAGTTCCCGGGCCGGGACTGGTGGTTCCTCGGTGTGGTCGGCCTGTTGGTCGTACCGGTGCAGGTCGCGCTGATCCCGATCGCCGAACTCTTCGGCAACATCGGCATCTTCGGCTCGGTGCTCGGCGTGGTGCTCTTCCACGTCGGCTTCGGTCTGCCGTTCGCGGTGTTCCTGCTGCGGAACTTCTTCGCCGAGATCCCGAGGGAGCTGCTGGAGGCGGCGCGCCTGGACGGGGCGGGTGAACTGCGCCTGTTCTTCCGTGTCGTGATGCCGCTCGGCGGCCCGGCGATCGCCGCCCTCGGCATCTTCCAGTTCCTGTGGGTGTGGAACGACCTGCTGGTCGCGCTGATCTTCTCGGACTCCGGGAGCCAGCCGATCACGGTCGCGCTGCAGACGCAGGTACGGCAGTTCGGCAACAACATCGATGTGCTGGCACCCGGCGCGTTCATCTCCATGGTGATCCCGCTGGCCGTCTTCTTCGCGTTCCAGCGGCAGTTCGTGTCCGGCGTGATGGCTGGAGCGGTCAAGTAG